One Streptomyces formicae genomic window, ACCCGGCACGTGTCGTACTGCATCCGGATGTCGTCCGTGACGGCCGCGCGATCCATGGCGACGGCGAGTGCGTGCGTGGTGACCGATGGGGTGGACCGGGTGCCGGACGCTCTGGCGATCCCCGTGCGCAGCTCCGGCAGGACCAGCGGCAGAGCGCGCTCGGCGTCCCCGCGACCGGCGAGGACCAGGGCGATCTCCGTGTGCGCGGCGTGCGTGATGCGCCGGCCGGCGGCCGACGGGGAGTCCGCCGTGCCCATGCCCGCGAGCCCCTCGGCGAACGCGACGCCGCGCTCGTGGGCGCCCAGCTCCGCGTAGGCCCCGGCGATCCGCCGCAGCAGGCCGACGGAGCGGTAGGGCGCGCGCTGGCTCACGGCCTCCTCCGCCTTGCGGAAGAACGCGTCGGCCCGCTGCTGCTCGCCGCCCTTCGCCGTGGCGGCGGCCGCCGTGAGCAGCCCCAACACGCGTACATAGAGGTTCTCGGTCCCTTCGGCGAACGCCTCGGCCCGGTCGTACCACCCGTGCTCCGCGAGTGCGGTCGTGACGAGCGGGACGACGCTCTCCAGCACGGCGGGTGAGCTGATGGCGGCCGCGAGAGCCGTCGCCCGCTCCAGTTCGCCCCAGGCGAGCCACGTCGTCACCAGCGTCTTGAGGTGCCAGGGTTCGTCGAGCGAGTGGTCCTTGGGGCGGACCGCGGCCTCCGCGTTCCGCAGCACCGCGACGGCACGCTCGCCGTCCCCACGCCGACGCAGTGCCTCGCCGACCCCGACGAGGGCGCGGACCCGTTGCCCCAGGCCCGGGATGCTGAGCGCCAGGGCCTCCGCGCGGTCCGCGTATCCCAAGGTCGCCCAGGCCACCGGCAGTTCGCGCGGCACGGCGTCGTTGCGCAGCCGCAACACGTGCCGCTGCACAGCGAGCCGCAGCAGATCCGGCAGCGGATGCCCGCCCGCCTCCACGATCGCCTCCTCGCCCGCGCGGATCTCCGCGAGCGTGGCGACGTCGCCGCCCGTGTCGCCGTACAACCGCTCGTGCCGGGACGGGTCCGTGGCGAGGGCGACGACGCGGGGGATGTCGGCGTGCTCGCGCAGCATCGCGAAGTAGCCGTGCAGGAGATACGGCGGGGTCCGCGCGGGCCAGCCGCGCTCCTGGTACTCGGCGGCCCACGCGTGCAGCCGCTCCCGGTACTCGGCGAGTACCGCCTCGCCGATCAACCTCCGTGCCTGGAGGTGCAGTTCCTGGTGGGCGAGGAGGTAGGCGCCCTCGCGGATCTCGAAGGTGCGGCCGGACGCGGTGCGCAGGACGTCCTGGAGCCGGTAGGGCGCGGCCCTGGTCAGGTGCGCGAGGTCGTCGAGGCTCAGACCGCCGCCCGCCGCGGTGAGCAGGCCGAGCGCGTCGAGGTGGTCGCCGCCCGCGTGGAAGAGCCGCCGCAGCTCCCGCTCGGCCGCGTAGCGCACGGTCCCGGCCCAGGAGGAAGGCGCCAACTCCCTTACGGTGCACGCCCTGTTCAGCGGATGGCTCTCCGGTACGTCCCCGGGGAGGGGCGGATGCGGCCGCCCCGCGACGACGACCCGCAGTGCGTCGTGGTCGTGCGGGACCTGGGCCACGAGGCCCGCGACGCTGTGGGCGTCGGGTCCGTCCGTGGCGCCGCGGTCCTCGTCGAGCCCGTCCACGAGCAGGACGAGCCGCTCGCCGCGCTCCCCGCACTCCTGGGCGGCCCGTCCGAAGAGCCGCAGCAGGTGCGCCTCCCGGGTGGCCTCCGTGAGCTGCGGGGGCACGGGTTCACCGATGAGCTCGGAGAGCTGTTCGAGTACGACGTGCACGAAGGCGCTTCGGTCGTTCTGGGCGGCCAGGCGGGCGGTGATGAAGAAGGGGACGACGCGGACGCCCTCGGGCGGGTGCAGCGCGAACCAGGCGAGCAGGGCGCTCTTTCCGGCCCAGGGGCCCGCACGCCACCAGGTGAAGGCGTGGTCGCCCGCGCCCCGGCAGAAATCGGCGAGCTCCGCCAACTCATCGTCTCTGTCACGGAGTTGATCGGGCGCGATGTTCCGTACGTGCTCCCAGTACGCGGAGCGCGCGGGCTGCGGCCGCCCGGCGGAGGCGCCGCCGTAGATGGTGACCGGGCCGTGGAAGTCCCGCCCCTGTACGACGATGCCCTGCTGCCCGCCGGAGACCGAGTTCTCCACGTCCCCCGTGCCGCCGCTCACATGCCCTCCCACCCCGAACAGGACGTTCGTGGGGACCAGGGTAGGGGGCGTGGTCGACGGGGGTGGCGGTGAGGATCACTCCTGGTGGTCCGGCGCGTGGGCGAAGAGGCCGTCGGCGGCGCCGAGCTGGCGTAGCTGGGTGAGGACGTCGACGACGCCGCTGACCTCGGCGACCCGGCCTTCGTCGGTGAAGCGGAGGATGAACATCTCGTTGTACGTGACGGTCCGGCCGGTGGGTTGAAGTCCCTGGTACTCGCCCAGGTGGGTCCCGGTGACCGTGTTCCTGGCGACGACCTTGTCCCCCTCCGCGACCGTCTCCTCGACGGTGACGTGAATGTCGGGATAGGCACGCAGGAGCGTCCGCCACACCTGCTTCATGGCCTCGGGTCCGGTGAGCCCGTTCGGCACCGGTGCGTGGAAGAGCAGGTCCGGTGCGAAGAACTCGTCGATGGCCTGCGAGATGGCGCCCAGGTCACGGCTGTTCACGGCGGCGTGGAAACGGTGGAGCAGCGCGGTGTTGCGCGGTGCGTTTGCGGCCGACATGGGGTTTCTCCTCTGCGACTGCGCCGGGTGGCGTTGTAGCCGTACGACGGCGCGGGGGCGGGAGATGTGACATGTCCGTGGGGCGGGTGCTTCCGGTTCTGGCCCCAGGTATGGATCCGTTGTCCAGGTGCGGGGAGGCGCCTGTCACGAACTCCTGGCCGGGGTCGGCATCGAGCCGTTCGACGTGTACGTCGCCAAGTTCGCTTTGCGCTGACGATCCGTCGGAGAGGGCCTAGTGCGGGCGCGCTTTGAGGGTGCGGAGGAGGTGGGCCAGGGTGGTGGGGGTGGTGTGCAGTTCCTCTGCGGGGGTGTCGCTTTCGCGGAGGTGGATGTGGGTTCCGGTGCTGGCCAGTTCCACGCAGTCGTTGCCGACACCACCGCCGGAGAAAGATGACTTCTGCCAGTTGACGGGGGTGGTCATGACGTCACCTCATAGTTCCTTGGACATCCGGTGAATGAAGTCACGCGACTCCGTTGGATCGAGTGACACTGCCTCCACCTTACGGAAGAGCGTTCGAAAGTGGTCCAGTTGGGCTGGGGCATCGATGAAGGCGTTTCCGTGCGGGGCGTCACGTACGACAGTGTCCAGACGCGCTACCGGCCCGCCGACGTACACCATCGTGCTGCCAGCACCTGCGAAGCTGTTCAAGCTGAACGGGATGACCCGTACGGTCACGTGTTCTGCCTCGGACAGTGCGAGTACGCGGGCGAGTTGCTTCACCGACGCGGTTCGGTCGCCCACCTTGATGCGTAGCGCTGCCTCATGGATGACGGCCTCGTACGCGATGGGGTTCGGCCTCTCGATGACTACCCGGCGCCTCATGCGGTGGTTCACCATCAGCTGGAGTTCCGTTTCCGGGAGCTCCGGTGCCATGTACGAGAACAGTTCGCGGGCGTAGGGCTCGGTCTGAAGGAGCCCCGGAATGTGGATGACCGCCACGTCGCGTCGGAACGTCGCGTGGTGATCCAGTTCGGATAGGTCCAGGAATGGCGAAGGCAATACGCCTCGGTACTCCTCCCACCACCCGCGTGTGCGATCGGTGGCGATCGTCGCCAACGCGTTGATCAGCCCATCGTCCCCACAGGCGCAATGCGCCGCCAGCCGGCGAAGCCGGTCCTCACTGATGCCGGAGCTGCCTGACTCGATTTGGCTCATGTGGGCCGAACTGGAACCGATCAGCCCCGCGACTTCCTTGGCCGACATGCCTGCGGCTTCGCGTAGTCGGCGCAGCTCCGTGCCCAGGCGAACCTGGCGGGCGGTGGGCTCGTTCCGCATCGTCATCCGGCCTGATCTCCTCAACGACCTTGGTGCCAGGTGTGGTTGAGCCACCCCTTCGGGTGTCAGATTACGCGACCACCTTGCAGGGGTAGTAATTTCTACCCTACCGTCAGTGACGCGTCGCACACGCTGCGAGACCCGGGACCCCGGAAGCGCACCACCCCGTCATGCCATGACGAGGGTGCCACTGCCACCGCCCAAACCCCGCCGCGTCCGGTAACTCCCCACCTGTCAACAGGAGTTCTCGCATGCCTGGAAGCGAAAGCGAACCCTGGGAGTACACCCTGTACATCCCCCACGACCTCCGCGCCGTCACGATCTGCCGCCGGTCCCTCCGCCTCATGCTCACCCTCCACTGCCTGCCCCAACTCACCGACCTCGCCGAGCTGTTGGCGACAGAGCTGGTGTCCAACGCCGTACGCCACACCAAGGGCCCCGCCGCCCTCCGCGTCCGCTACGCCGACGGAGTCCTCCGCATCGGGGCGTGGGACGCCGACCCGACGCCACCGGCCCCGCCCCCGCGCCTCGCCGCCGTGGGGGCCGAGCAGGGCCGGGGCCTCGACCTCGTACGGGCCTGTGCGGACGGCTGGGGCTGGGAGCCCGTGGCCACGGACTCCGGGAAGTACGTCTGGTGCGAACTGGGCGTCGCCTAGCTCGTTGATCACGCCGGTCTCAGGTCAATGGCATGCGCCGCTCCCAGTCCGAGCGCTAGTGTCCACACGTGCGTTGATCTTCCGGGTGGCGGTGACCGAGTGCCGCCGCAGACGGTGCGGGCGCCTCGCGCGAGCTGGGGCGTCCGCCTGGCATACCCGTCGCCGAATCACCGGAGATCACGCAATGACCGCTCAGGAACACCTCGCCTACGACGCGTTCGTCGAACTCGCCGCGGCCGATCCGGCTGTCGTCGGCCTTGTCCTCAAAGGCTCCCAGGCCCACGAAGGCATGACCACGGAGCATTCCGACCACGACCTGTACGTCGTGCTCGCTGACGGGGCGACGACGGAACTCACCCGGTTCACGGGGCACCGCACCCCGGAACTCGACCTCGTCGTCCTCTCCCTCGACGCGTTCCGCGCCGCCGGGATGCCCGGCTTCGAGCGGTACGCCCTTGCCAGGGCTCGGGTCGTCCTCGACCGGCTCGACGGAGTCATCGCCCAGATCGTGGCCGACAAGGCATGGCTTGCCGCCGACGAAGCCTTCGACGAGGCAGGCGCGTGGCTCGATGCCTACGCCAACTCCCTCTACCGCTCGCTGAAGAACGACCGCGACGGTCATGCCCTCGCGGCCCGACTCGACGCCGCCGACAGCGTCAGGTTCTTGCTGGAGTCGCTCTTCGCTCTGCACCGGCGTCCCCGCCCGTACAACAAGTACCTGGAGTGGGAACTCGCGCGGTTCCCGCTCCCCGGTTGGGACACCGAGCTGCTCCTCGACGCCTTGAACCACATCTCGGCAACGGGCGACGTGCCCGTACAACGTCGCCTCTTCGCCCAGGTCGAAGCAGCGGCCCGGCGGGCCGGACACGACGCGGTGCTGGACGCGTGGGGCGAGGACCTCCACCTGATGCGACCTCAGTAGAGACACCTCGGGAGCCATCGGGAACAACCGGCCCGCAGGTGCGGTCGCCGGGAACCTCCGCCCAGGTACCGGCCCGGTCGGCGGTCAACCGGGCCTGCCCGTACGAGGCTGTCGTCGGTGTACAGCCTGGCCGCTGCGGTGCTGTCCAAGCTCGGCGAGTATGTGTCGCGGCACGCCGACCATGTCCGCAGCACGGTGTACCAGCGCCAGATCGACGATCCTGCTGCGCCGTTCCAGTCGCGAAGTAGACACCCTTCTGGCCACCGCTGTCCGAGCGTCGCGGGAGGCCCCTTGAACTGGGCACGACGGACAGCGAGACGGCTGCCGCCTCCACGCTCGGATCTCGTAGTGTGGATGGCGTACCTGAGTCAGGCGGAGGCCGACGTGATGAAGAAGAACCAGATCATCGAGATGTGGCACGAGCTTGAGGTGCCTGATGGTCTGCACGTCGAGCTGCTCGACGGTGAGCTCGTCATGCAGGCCAACCCCGGACACCTGCACGACCTGCCCGGACGGAGCCTCGTGCGGCACACCCCCGACCCCTTCGAGGCCTGGTCGGAGCGAGGGCTGCTGGTGGCCGACGACTACCGGCCGCGTGCGGATGCCGTGATCATCCGCAGCGAGGACCGGCCGGGCGATGACGCGGAGTCCGACTGGCCCGCGCAGATCCTGCTCGCCGTGGTCGAGACCGTCTCCACGACGCGTACGGCGATCAAGCGGGACTGGGACGACAAACGGGAGCGGTATGCGGGCGTCGGCATTCCGGTGTACCTGATCGTCGATCCGAACGATGCCACGTGGCACCTGCTGGAGCTCGACGGCAGGCATTACGTCGAGACGGGCAAGGGGATCTTCGGCCAGCCCATCACCCTGCCGGACCCGATGGGGTTCACGGTGCAGACGACCGGCTGGCATCCGTACGGGCAAGGGGATGCCGCTTCGGTGTGACGGCGGGGCGTACGCCCGAGGGGCCGAGAACCTGTGTGGTTCCCGGCCCCTCGGGCGTACGTGCGTGTCAGCGCTTACGCGTCCTTCTTCGGCTCTTCCAAGCGGGGGAAGAGCACCGCGCCCTTCGTCACCGTCGCGCCCACGGGGAGCTGGCCCCACGTCGCCGCGTCCTGGACCGGCTGGGTGGCGAGGGTGCCGAGGGTGGGTTCCGCGCCGAGGGAGTCCCAGAGTTTCTGGGAGGTTTCCGGCATCACCGGGTTGAGCAGGACCGCCACCGCGCGGAGCGACTCCGCCGCCGTGTAGAGGATCGTCGCCAGGCGGGCCTTGCCCTCCGGGGACTCGTCCTTGGCCACCTTCCACGGCTCCTGCTCCGTGATGTAGCCGTTGACCTGCTTGACGAAGGCGAAGATGGAGAGGATGCCGGACTGGAAGTCCAGGTCCTCGCCGATCGCGCGGTCGGCGTCGGCGACGGCCTTCGTCAGGCCGTCCTGGATCGCCTTCTCCGCGTCGCCGGAGGCCGTGGCTTCGGGCAGCGCCCCGCCGAAGTACTTGCCGACCATCGCCGCCACGCGCGAGGCGAGGTTGCCGTAGTCGTTCGCGAGCTCGGAGGTGTAGCGGGCGGAGAAGTCCTCCCACGAGAACGAGCCGTCGCTGCCGAACGCGATCGCGCGCAGGAAGTACCAGCGGTACGCGTCCACGCCGAAGTGGGACGTCAGGTCCTGCGGCTTGATGCCCGTCAGGTTCGACTTCGACATCTTCTCGCCGCCGACCATCAGCCAGCCGTTCGCCGCGACGCGACCCGGCACCGGCAGGCCCTGCGCGAGCAGCATCGCGGGCCAGATCACGGCGTGGAAGCGGAGGATGTCCTTGCCGACCAGGTGGACGTCGGCGGGGAAGGTCGCGTCGAACTTCTCCTGGTTGGCGCCGTAGCCGACGGCCGTCGCGTAGTTCAGGAGGGCGTCGACCCAGACGTAGATGACGTGCTTGTCGTCCCAGGGGACGGGGACGCCCCAGTCGAACGTCGAGCGGGAGATCGAGAGGTCCTGGAGGCCCTGGCGGACGAAGTTCACCACTTCGTTGCGCGCCGACTCCGGCTGGATGAAGCCCGGGTTCTCCTCGTACAGGGCGAGGAGCTTGTCGCCGTACTCACTGAGCTTGAAGAAGTAGTTCTCCTCCTTGAGGAGCTCCACCGGCTTCTTGTGGATCGGGCACAGCTTCGTGCCGTCCTCGGCCTCGATGAGGTCGCCGGGGAGCTTGTACTCCTCGCAGCCCACGCAGTACGGACCCTCGTAGCCGCCCTTGTAGATCTCGCCCTTGTCGTAGAGATCCTGGACGAACTCCTGCACGCGGTCGGTGTGACGCTTCTCCGTCGTACGGATGAAGTCGTCGTTCGCGATGTTCAGGTGCTCCCAGAGGGGCTTCCAGGCCTCGGTGACGAGCTTGTCGCACCACTCCTGGGGGGTGACGTCGTTCGCCTCGGCCGTGCGCATGATCTTCTGACCGTGCTCGTCCGTGCCGGTGAGGTACCACACCTTCTCGCCGCGCTGACGGTGCCAGCGCGTGAGCACGTCCCCTGCAACGGTCGTGTAGGCGTGGCCCAGGTGAGGAGCGTCGTTTACGTAGTAGATGGGGGTCGAGACGTAGAACGCCTTCGCGTTCTCGCCCGCTCCCTGCTTCTCGGATCCAGTGGCCGCCATGGTCGAAATCCTAACGGCCCGATCGAGATCGACTCACATCGATATCAGGGGGCGGACCCGGGGGTTCCGGGGCCGCCCCCTGAGGGTCGTGTCGTGCGTCGCCGTACGGCGGGGTTACGGGCGCCAGGCCGCCAGCAGGCCCTCGTACAGCTCCTTGTCCGTGAGCTCGCGCGGGGTCGGGCCCGCGTGGAAGAAGGCGGCGTTGTCCGCCTTCAGCTTGCGGAGGTAGTCGAAGCCCTTCGCCTCGTGCTCGCCGAACGCGACGAACTGGAAGAAGAGGGGGTGGGCGGCCGCGTCCTTCAGGGCCTGGGTCGCCACGCCCTTCGCGTCCGGGGGGCCGTCCGTCTGGAACACGACGAGGGCGGGGGTGCCGTTCTCCTTGTGCTCCGACTTCTCGTAGTGGGCCACGATCTCTTCGATCGCCCGGTGGTAGCTGGTGCGGCCCATGCGGCCCGCGGCGGCGTGCAGCTCGTCGATACGGCCCTCGTGCTCTGGGAGCGTGAGGGTGCCGGTGCCGTCGATCTCCGTCGAGAAGAAGACGACGTGGACGGTGGCGTCGGGGTCGGTGTGGGCGGCGAGGGCGAGCACCTGCTCTGCGAGGCTCTGGGCGGAGCCGTCCTTGTAGTACGGGCGCATGGAGCCCGAGCGGTCCAGGACGAGGTAGACGGGGGCGCGGGTGCCGGTGAGGTCGTTCTTCTTGAGGGCGGCTGCGGCTGCCTTGTAGGCGGTGGCTAGCCCCGGGGCTTTGGACTTGATCTTGGTGAGGGGGGTGGCGGGGGTGGCGTTTGCCTCCGGCTCGGGCTGGGTGGCGTTTGCCTCCAGCTCGGGTTCGGTGGCGTTTGCCTCCGGCTTGGGCTCCGCGTCTGCCTCAGGCTCGGGTTCGGGTTCGGGTTCGGTGGCCTTGGGTTCCGCCTGCGGCGGGGTGGTGTCAGCCTCCGGCTGGGGGGCCGGTTCCTGTTGTGGGCAATCGTCCCGCACGGCGGGACGGGTGGGCACAACCCCCGGTTCCGGCTGTGCGGTCTGGGGGGCTTCGGCCTGCGGCGCGGGGGCGGTGTCCTGGTCGGACGACTGGGTGCCCTCGTTCTCGGAGCTCGGCGACGTGGGCTGTGCCCACCCGTCCCGCCCAGCGGGACGATTGCCCACAGCGGCGGCGTCCGGCTCGGCCGGGGCGGGCGCCGCTTGGGCGGAGGGCTGGGCGGCGTCGTCCTCGGCGGTCGGCGACGTGGGCGCAGCGGGGGCGGCGGCCTCGTCTTCGGCGCTCGGCGAGGTGGGTGCAGCCGCAGCGGCGTCCGTGGCGGGCTCCGCCTCCTCGGCTGCGGGCTCAGTGGGCGTCGCAACGTCCGGCTCGGAGGGCGCAGCGGCGGCATCCGGCTCCTGGGCCGTGGCCGACGCGGCACTGGTGTCCGTGGCGGGCTCCGCCTCCTCGGCTGCGGGCTCAGTGGGCGTCGCAACGTCCGGCTCGGAGGGCGCAGCGGCGGCATCCGGCTCCTGGGCCGTGGCCGACGCGGCACTGGTGTCCGTGGCGGGCTCCGCCTCCTCGGCTGCGGGCTCGGCGGGCGTCGCGGCGTCCGGCTCGGGTGCAGTGTCCGGCGCAGGCGCAACGTCCGGCGCAGCGTCCCGGTCCGGCGTGGCAGGTGCCGGGATCGAGGGGGTCGTCGCCTTGGGGGACGGTTCCGGCGTCGGCTCGGGGGACGGGGGCGGGACCGTGATGTTGTCGAAGGCCGCCGCCACCAAGTCGTCCATCGAGGAGGACGACGGCTCGGGGGACGGGGAAGGGACCGACGCCCTGGTGGGCGGCTCGGGCGTCGGCTCGGCCGAGGGGGCCGGGACGCTCACCGCCACCGTCTGCTCAGGCGCCGCCGCAACCTCGGGCTCCCGTGCCTCCGGAACGCTCTCCTTGCGTGACCGTCCGAACGCGTTCCGCAGGCGGTTCAGAATGCCCATGTGCGCAACCCTTCGCGTGAGTTGATTCCCGAAAATCCCTGGCCAGGGCGGACACGTAAGGTTAGCCGCCGCCCGGGGCGATCTTGGGCAGGGTCGCCCACCGTCACCCGCCCGAGCCACCCCGCCCCCGCAGCCTCCCGGCAACTCCCTGCCGTGCGCCACGGATTCACCCTCCGTTCACCCTCCGGTCCTCGTCCTGCCGAATACCGCCCATACCGTCACGGCGAAAACCGGCCACGCCACACGACGGAGGACCCGTGCGCACACTGCTGCCGATCATCACCTCTCACCAGGGGAGCGGCGGCCGTTCCGCCCTGACCTGCCGGTTCCGTTGCGGCGACGCCTGCTTCCAGGAAGTCCCGAACACCAGCGAGAACGAGTACGTCGGCGACGTCATCGCCGGTGCGCTCAGCCGTCGTTCGATGATGCGCGCCGCCGCCGTCGTGACGGTCGCCGCCGCGGCGGGCGGCACGGTCATAGCCGGGCCCGGGGTCAGCGAGGCAGCGGCCGCCGCGCCCACCGGGCGGGGCGGGAGCAAGCACGGCAAGGGCAAGGCCGCCCGCGGCCTCCGCTTCTCGCCCGTCGCGCCCAACACCGCGGACACCGTCACCGTCCCCGCCGGATACGAGCAGAACGTCGTCATCCGCTGGGGCGAGCCCATCCTGCGCGGCGCCCCCGCCTTCGACGCGGACCGGCAGAGCGCCAAGGCGCAGGCCGGACAGTTCGGGTACAACAACGACTTCCTGAGCCTGCTTCCGCTGCGCCGTGAGCACGGGCGGCAGGTCCTCGTCGCCAATCACGAGTACACGGACGAGATCCTGATGTTCAAGGGCTACGACCCCGCGAACCCGACCCGCGAGCAGGTCGAGATCGCGTGGGCCGCGCACGGCCTCTCGGTCGTGGTCGTGGAGGGGGAGCGCGGGAGCGGGAAGCTGCGCGCCGTCTCCCGGCACCAGCTCAACCGGCGGCTCACCGCCACCAGCCCCTTCCGGCTCTCCGGGCCCGTACGCGGCAGCGAGCTCGTCCGTACGAAGGCCGACCCGCGCGGCACCACCGTCCTCGGCACCCTCAACAACTGCTCGGGCGGCAACACCCCTTGGGGCACCACGCTGCACGGCGAGGAGAACTTCAACCAGTACTTCGCCAACGCCGAGAAGGTGACGGACCCGAAGGCGGCCGCGCGGCTCAAGCGGTACGGCGTCGTCGGCGCCGCGTCCGAGCGGAAGTGGGAGCGGTTCGACGATCGCTTCGACCTCGCCAAGGAGCCCAACGAGGCCAACCGGTTCGGCTGGGTCGTCGAGCTCGACCCGTACGACCCGGAATCCACCCCGCGCAAGCGCACCGCGCTCGGCCGCTTCAAGCACGAGGCCGCGCAGCCGCGCCTGACGCACGACGGCCGCCCGGTGGTCTACATGGGCGACGACGAGAAGTTCGACTACTTCTACAAGTTCGTCAGCAGCAAGCGCGTCGCCAAGGGGACGTCGCGGGCCGCGCACGAGCACAATCTGACGCTGCTCGACGAAGGCACGCTGTACGTCGCCAAGCTCACCGGTGACTCCCCCGCCGCCGACATCGACGGCTCGGGCAAGCTGCCCGCCGACGGCGAGTTCGACGGGAGCGGGACGTGGATTCCGCTGGCCACCGCGGGCCCCGGCGGCAAGGCCGTCTCGCACGTCGAGGGCATGACCGCCGAAGAGGTGTACGTCTTCACGCGCTTCGCCGGTGACAAGGTCGGGGCGACCAAGATGGACCGGCCCGAGGACATCGAGCCCTCGCCGCACACCGGCAAGGTGTACGTCGCGCTCACCAACAACTCCGACCGGGGCAAGGCGGGCAAGGCCGGTGCGGACGAGGCCAACCCGCGCAACCTCAACAAGCACGGGCAGGTCCTCGAACTGACCGAGCGCCTGGGCCGCGCCGAGGCGACCACGTTCGCCTGGTCGCTGTTCCTCGTCGCCGGTGACCCGGAGGACCCCTCGACGTACTTCGCGGGCTTCCCCAAGGACCGGGTCTCCCCGATCTCCTGCCCCGACAACGTCGCCTTCGACCCGCACGGCAACCTGTGGCTCTCCACCGACGGCAACCAACTCGGCTCGCACGACGGCCTGTTCGGGGTCGCCACGCGCGGTGAGCGGCGCGGTGAGCTCAAGCAGTTCCTGACCATGCCGACCGGCGCGGAGACCTGCGGTCCGCTCGTCCAGGACCGGCGCGTGCTCGTCGCCGTGCAGCACCCGGGCGAGGTCGACGGCGCCTCGGTGGAGAAGCCCGCGAGCACGTGGCCGGACGGTCCCGGCAAGATCGTGCGTCCTTCCGTCGTCTCGGTGTGGCGCGAGGACGGGTGCGACATCGGCGTCTGACCGTACGTACGGCACATGCATATACGGCGAAGGGGCACTCCGCGAGCGCGCGGAGTGCCCCTTCGCCGTCGAGCCGGACCCTGATCAGCCGTTCTGCTTGCGGCGGTACAGCGCGAAGCCGAGACCGGCCGCGCCGACGGCCGCCATGCCGCTGCCCGCCGCGATCAGCGGGGCGTCGTCGGACGAGCCCGTCCCGACGCCCTCGGCGCCCGCCTTCACGCCGCCCTTGGGGACGACCTGGTGCGAGTCCTTCTTGGGCTGCGGCGTGGTGCCGTTGTGGTGGGTCCTGCCCTCGACCCAGGACTTGATGGTGCCGTCGGGGTTCAGGGTGACGTGCAGGCCGTTGTTCTGGCCGGACGCGGACCTGCCGTTGGCGTCGAGGGTGTCCAGCTTGGCGCCGTGGGCGTAGATGTCGGCCTGGTAGTGGTTCGGGCCGAGCTTGTAGATCTTGGCGAGGGAGCCGTCGGCCAGCTTGGCGTCGCGGACGAAGACGCGCTTGTCGACCGGCTTCGGCGGGGTGGGCTTGGCCTTCATGGTGATGGTGCCCTCGGGCGAGAGGGTGAAGGTGTTGCCGTCGATCGTGGTGGTGGCGGACTTGGCGTAGGCCGTGAGGCTGCCCTTGGGGGTGCCGTTCAGGGAGAGGGCGGCCTTGGCGGTGCGGGCGGAGGCGTTGACGTCGACCTTGGCGGTCCAGCCCTTGCCGAGGGCGGTGGTGCCCTTGGACTCCCAGCTGCCGGGCTTGGGCGTCTCGTTGTCCTTGTCCTTGGACGTGTCCTTGTCCTTGGACTTGTCCTGGCCCGTCTCGTCCTTGCCCGTCTCGTCCTTCTTGGTGTTCTCGTCCGGGTTGGTCTTGTCCTGGTCCGTCCGGTCCTTGTCGGACTGGTCCTTGCCGGTCTGGTCGCCCGGCGTGACCTGGCCCTGCGGGTTGGGCGGGGTGGCGTCCGAGGCGAACGCCGCCGTGGCCGGGACGGCGAGTGCGGCGATGGCGCCGGTGGCGATGGCGGCGGTGCGGAAGGTACGACGGGTGGCGCGCATGGTGGTGACTTCCCTCGCTGATGATCTGTCCGAGTTGTGCCCCTTTGCGGTGGCGACAGATATGAAGCTACGGGCGCCGTGTGTGCGTCATCCGTAGGGAATGTAACAAGTGTCCGCAAGCCGTGACCCAGTACCGTAAAACGGCTAAAAGTGCAGGTCAGGGGAGGTTTCGGCGAAGGTCACCTGCTGGCCGGGACCAACGTCCCGCCGGGCGTTCCCCGGGTCTCCCCGGGCATCCCCCGCGTCTCTCCGGCCCGGAGCAGCCAC contains:
- a CDS encoding PhoX family protein, with the protein product MRTLLPIITSHQGSGGRSALTCRFRCGDACFQEVPNTSENEYVGDVIAGALSRRSMMRAAAVVTVAAAAGGTVIAGPGVSEAAAAAPTGRGGSKHGKGKAARGLRFSPVAPNTADTVTVPAGYEQNVVIRWGEPILRGAPAFDADRQSAKAQAGQFGYNNDFLSLLPLRREHGRQVLVANHEYTDEILMFKGYDPANPTREQVEIAWAAHGLSVVVVEGERGSGKLRAVSRHQLNRRLTATSPFRLSGPVRGSELVRTKADPRGTTVLGTLNNCSGGNTPWGTTLHGEENFNQYFANAEKVTDPKAAARLKRYGVVGAASERKWERFDDRFDLAKEPNEANRFGWVVELDPYDPESTPRKRTALGRFKHEAAQPRLTHDGRPVVYMGDDEKFDYFYKFVSSKRVAKGTSRAAHEHNLTLLDEGTLYVAKLTGDSPAADIDGSGKLPADGEFDGSGTWIPLATAGPGGKAVSHVEGMTAEEVYVFTRFAGDKVGATKMDRPEDIEPSPHTGKVYVALTNNSDRGKAGKAGADEANPRNLNKHGQVLELTERLGRAEATTFAWSLFLVAGDPEDPSTYFAGFPKDRVSPISCPDNVAFDPHGNLWLSTDGNQLGSHDGLFGVATRGERRGELKQFLTMPTGAETCGPLVQDRRVLVAVQHPGEVDGASVEKPASTWPDGPGKIVRPSVVSVWREDGCDIGV